A segment of the Terribacillus aidingensis genome:
GGGCGGCGTTTTTTCAATTGGAAATGCTTTCTTCCAGCTGTTCGACCTGGGTTTGCTTGCGCATTTCCACTTCAACGATCTGATGGTTCAGTGTCTCCGTTATCTCCCACTCATATCCATGAGCTTCTATGACGCGATGCTCCTCGATACTTCTAAGATTGGTGAGCATCCAGCCGCCGATTGTATCGACTTCTGCCTCGTTAATGAAACGAATGTTAAATTGCTCTTCGATTTCCTCGAGCAGGACACGGCCATTCAAACGGTACTTATTTTCAGATACCTCTTGGATGTCCGGTTTTTCATTTTCATCGAATTCGTCACGTATTTCCCCGACGATTTCTTCAAGCATATCCTCCATCGTCACGATACCAGCAGTTCCGCCGTACTCATCGACTACTAGCGCGATATGAACACGTTTCTTCTGCATGGTCAGCAGTGTATCATTCAGACTTGTTCCTTCATGCACCGTCGGGATTGGGTGAATGAAAGCATCTAATTTCTTGTCTTCTTTCGAGGTGAAATCAGTCAGCATTTCTTTGACGTTTACAAAACCATAAATCCGGTCTTTATCACCGTCTTCTGTGACTGGATAACGTGTATACTGATGCTCCACCATTATTCCCTGGATTTCTTGGCGTGTCATTGTATCAGAAATCGCGACAACCTGTGTCCTCGGAACAAGGATATCCTTGACGACGCGATCGTTGAATGTGAAGATGTTTTCCATATAATCCAGCTCAGTTTTGTTGATTTCACCGCTCTGGAAGCTTTGTGCCATAATAATCTTCAGTTCCTCTTCGGAGTGGGCCTGTTCATGCGCAACCTGCTTAACACCGAACATGCGCAGGAATACGCGTGCAGATCCATTCAGTGTGTAGATAAAAGGTGCCATCAGCTTACCGAACCAGTACAGCGGACGCGCCAGAATGAGCGTCATCTTCTCTGTATATTGGATTGCTAATGTTTTCGGAGCCAGCTCACCGATAACGACGTGCAGGAAAGTCACGACCGCAAAGGCGATAGCAAATGAAAGAATTGTAGAAAGAGATTCTGAAAAACCGAAGTAATCGAATACTGGGTGTAATATCTTCTCTACAGTCGGTT
Coding sequences within it:
- a CDS encoding hemolysin family protein, with protein sequence MDPLLVLNLALVALFIILTAFFVGAEFSVVKVRMSRVEQLIEEGNKNALVVKKLVHNLDYYLSACQLGITVTALVLGALGEPTVEKILHPVFDYFGFSESLSTILSFAIAFAVVTFLHVVIGELAPKTLAIQYTEKMTLILARPLYWFGKLMAPFIYTLNGSARVFLRMFGVKQVAHEQAHSEEELKIIMAQSFQSGEINKTELDYMENIFTFNDRVVKDILVPRTQVVAISDTMTRQEIQGIMVEHQYTRYPVTEDGDKDRIYGFVNVKEMLTDFTSKEDKKLDAFIHPIPTVHEGTSLNDTLLTMQKKRVHIALVVDEYGGTAGIVTMEDMLEEIVGEIRDEFDENEKPDIQEVSENKYRLNGRVLLEEIEEQFNIRFINEAEVDTIGGWMLTNLRSIEEHRVIEAHGYEWEITETLNHQIVEVEMRKQTQVEQLEESISN